GCTCCGCGAAGAGCCCCTCCCCGCGGAAGACCAGCTCGGCGAAGCGGGCGCCCATCGACCGGTGGGTGGCAGCGTCCGGGTGCAGCTCGTCGGGCAGCGGGAGCGACGCGGCGTCGCGCTCGCCGTAGAGCTCTCGCCCGTCGAGGTAGCCGAGGTGCGGGTCATCGGCTGCGCGCTGCGCGACGACCCGCGCGAGCTCGTCGCGGACGGTCGTCATGGTCAGCTTGCCGGCGGCCACGTCGGCCGGGTCGCCGGTGGCGACGAACCGAAGCCGTCCCTCGGCCATCGCAGCCATGTCGGGCGCGCTCGGACCCGGGGTGTGCTCGTGGATCGGGCACAGGATGGGTGAGACGACGAGCAGCGGCGTGTCCGGGTGCCCCTCGCGGATCGTGTCGAGGAACCCGTGGACGGCCGCACCGAAGGCCCGCATCCGCATCTGGTCGGAGTTGACCAGGTTGATGCCGATCTTGACGCTCACCAGGTCAGCGGGGGTGTCGCGCATGGTGCGGGCGGTGAAGGGGTCGAGCAGTGCGCTGCCCCCGAGCCCCAGGTTGACCAGCTCGACGCCGGCGTCGGCCGCGGCCAGGGCCGGCCAGGTGGTGCTCGGGCTCTCCGCGTTGGAGCCGTGGCTGATCGAGCTGCCGTGGTGGAGCCAGCGCGGCCGCCCAGCACAGTCCGAGGTACGCACCGGCGCGTCGGTCCGCAGCGCCACCAGCTCGGTGGTCTCGTCGTGCGGCAGCCAGATCTCGACCTCCTTGTCCCGGGCCGGCAGCCCCGCGAAGCGCAGCGTCCCCGAGGGGCCGGACCGCCGCTCGGCCGCCCCGGTCACCAGGTCGAGGTGGACGGTGTCGCCGCCGGCGACGCTGCCGCGGTCGGTCAGCCGACCATCGACCAGCAGGTCGTAGACCCCGTCGGGGCGGGGCGGGGCGCCGGCGTAGACCCGCTTGGTCGGCACCGTCTCGAGCTCCACCGCGGTTGCCCGCGTGCGGAAGGCGAGGCGTACGCCGGAGGGCTGCGACTGCGCCATCGCGAACTGGCCGTCGTCGCACTGGGCGCGTGCCCAGGCGGGCAGCCGGTGCGGAAGCACTCCGCGGGAGGTCACCTCCAGCTCGGCCGCGCCACGGACGATCCCGTTCGTCAGGGCGGTGGTCTCCCACGCGTGCCCGGTCATCGCCCGGCCCGCTCGACGGGCCAGCTCCGCAGCAGGCTGTCCAGGGCCGCCAGGATCCGGGTCCAGGACTCCTGCGAGTCCGGCTCGGAGTGGCTGAAGCCCCCGCCCTGCTCGAGACCGACGTAGCCGTAGAAGAGGCTGCCCAGGAGCCGGACGGCGTGGGTCTGGTCGTCCCCGCCCAGGTCGTAGCCGCGCAGCACGGCCCGCGTCATCTCCGCGACCCGCGGGCCGGCGCTGGCGGCCGCCTCCTCCGGGGAGAGCCGCAGCCGCGCGGCGGCGTAGCGGCCCGGGTGGGCGAGTGCGTAGTCGCGGTAGGCGTCGGCGTACGCCGTCAGCGCCTCCCGTCCGGACCGTCCGGCGACGGCGACCCCTACCCGGTCGGCGATCTCCTCGAGGGCCAGCAGGGCGATGCCCGCGCGCAGCTCGTGCGAGCTCGCCACGTGGGCGTAGAGGCTCGGCACCTTGACGTCGAAGTGTCGCGCCAGGACCGAGAGGGTCACCTGCTCGAAGCCGACCTCGTCGGCCAGCTCCGCCCCCGTCTCGACCAGACGTCGCTTCGTCAGTCCTGCCCGTGCCATCCCGCGCCCCTGGTTCGTCCCGCTTGCCTACATCCATTATGCAGATCCCTAGTGTTTGTAGGTAATCGCCGTCCGTCGCACCAGGTGAGAGGGCCCGAGCAGTCCCGGCCGGAGCCACTAGCCTCGTCCGCATGTTCTCCAAGGTGCTCGTGGCCAACCGGGGCGAGATCGCGATCCGGGCGTTCCGTGCCGCCTACGAGCTCGGTGCACGCACGGTCGCGGTGTTCCCGCACGAGGACCGCGGCTCCGAGCACCGGCTGAAGGCCGACGAGGCGTACGAGATCGGCGAGCGCGGCCACCCGGTGCGCGCCTACCTCGACCCCGAGGGCATCGTGGAGACCGCCCTCCGCGCCGGCGCCGACGCGATCTACCCCGGCTACGGCTTCCTCTCGGAGAACCCCGCGCTGGCCGAGGCCTGCGCCAACGCCGGCATCACGTTCGTGGGTCCCACGTCCGAGGTGCTGACCCTGACCGGCAACAAGGCGCGGGCCATCGCCGCGGCCAAGGCCGCCGGCGTCCCGACCCTGGCGAGCGTCGACCCGTCGACCGACGCCGACGCGCTCGTCGAGGCGGCCTCGGCGCTGCCCTACCCGCTCTTCGTCAAGGCGGTCGCCGGCGGTGGTGGCCGCGGGATGAGGAGGGTCGACGACCCTGCCAGGCTGCGGGACGCGGTCGAGGCGTGCATGCGCGAGGCGGACGGCGCCTTCGGCGACCCGACCGTCTTCATCGAGCAGGCCGTGGTCGACCCACGCCACATCGAGGTGCAGATCCTCGCCGACGCCGAGGGCAACGTGATCCACCTCTTCGAGCGCGACTGCTCGGTCCAGCGTCGCCACCAGAAGGTCGTCGAGCTGGCCCCCGCCCCCAACCTCGACCCGGCGCTCCGCGACCGGATGTGCGCCGACGCCGTCCGGTTCGCGCGCGAGATCGGCTACCGCAACGCAGGGACGGTCGAGTTCCTGCTGGACCCCGAGGGCACCTACGTCTTCATCGAGATGAACCCGCGGATCCAGGTCGAGCACACGGTGACCGAGGAGGTCACCGACGTCGACCTCGTCCAGAGCCAGCTGCGGATCGCCTCGGGCGAGACCCTGGCCGACCTCGGCCTGTCCCAGGACACCGTGCAGCTGCGGGGCGCCGCCCTGCAGTGCCGGATCACCACCGAGGACCCCGCCAACGACTTCCGCCCCGACACCGGCCGGATCACGACGTACCGCTCCCCCGGCGGCGCCGGCGTCCGCCTCGACGGTGGCACGACCTACACCGGGGCCGAGGTGTCGGCCCACTTCGACTCGATGCTCGCCAAGCTCACCTGCCGCGGGCGCACCTTCGACATCGCGGCGGCGCGGGCGCGGCGGGCGGTGGCGGAGTTCCGGATCCGGGGCGTCTCCACCAACATCGCGTTCCTGCAGGCCGTGCTGGACGACCCCGACTTCCGGGCCGGCAGGGTCACCACGTCCTTCATCGAGACCCACCCGCAGCTGCTGACCGCGCGCGGGGCGGGCGACCGGGGCACCAAGCTGCTCAGCTACCTCGCCGACGTCACCGTGAACCAGCCCCACGGGAGCGCCCCGGTCGACCTCGACCCCGTCACCAAGCTCCCGCCGACCGACCTGCGCGTGCCGGCCCCCGACGGCACCCGGCAGCTGCTGCTCGAGGTCGGGCCCGAGGAGCTCGCCCGCCGGCTGCGCGCGCAGACCGAGGTCGCGGTCACGGACACGACCTTCCGAGACGCCCACCAGTCGCTGCTCGCGACCCGCGTCCGCACCCGCGACCTGGTCGCCGTCGCCGGGCACGTCGCCCGGATGACGCCGCAGCTGTGGTCGCTGGAGACCTGGGGCGGTGCGACCTACGACGTGGCGCTGCGCTTCCTGGGCGAGGACCCGTGGGAGCGGCTGGCCGCGATGCGGCAGGCGGCACCCAACCTGTGCCTGCAGATGCTGCTGCGAGGGCGCAACACGGTCGGCTACACGCCGTACCCGACGGAGGTGACGCAGGCGTTCGTCGAGGAGGCTGCCGAGACCGGGATCGACGTGTTCCGGATCTTCGACGCGCTCAACGACGTCGAGCAGATGCGGCCCGCCGTCGAGGCCGTCCGCGCCACCGGCTCCACCGTCGCCGAGGTCGCCCTCTGCTACACCGGCGACCTCTCCGACCCGCGCGAGGAGCTCTACACGCTCGACTACTACCTCCGGCTGGCCGAGCGGATCGTCGACGCCGGCGCCCACGTCCTCGCGATCAAGGACATGGCCGGGCTGCTGCGCGCCCCGGCCGCCCGGACGCTGGTCACCGCCCTCCGCGAGAACTTCGACCTGCCCGTGCACCTGCACACCCACGACACCCCCGGCGGCCAGCTCGCGACGCTGGTCGCCGCGATCGAGGCCGGGGTCGACGCGGTCGACGCGGCCAGTGCCCCGATGGCCGGAACCACCTCGCAGCCCGCGCTGTCGGCGCTGGTCTCCGCGACCGACCACAGCGACCGCGAGACCGGGCTGTCGCTGGAGGCGCTCTGCGAGCTGGAGCCCTACTGGGAGGCGGTCCGCCGGGTCTACGCGCCCTTCGAGTCGGGGCTGCCGTCGCCGACCGGGCGGGTCTACACCCACGAGATTCCCGGCGGTCAGCTGTCGAACCTGCGCCAGCAGGCGATCGCGCTCGGCCTCGGGGAGAAGTTCGAGCAGATCGAGGACATGTACGCCGCCGCCAACGACATCCTCGGCAACGTGGTCAAGGTGACCCCGTCGTCCAAGGTCGTCGGCGACCTGGCCCTCCACCTGGTCGCGGTCGGTGCGGACCCGGCGGAGTTCGCCGAGAACCCCGGGAAGTTCGACATCCCCGGCTCGGTGATCGGCTTCCTCCACGGCGAGTTGGGCGACCCGCCCGGCGGCTGGCCGGAGCCGTTCCGGAGCAAGGCGCTCGAGGGCCGCAGCTGGGAGCCGTCGACCGGGGAGGTGTCCGAGTCGGACCGCGCTGACCTGTCGGGCGGGCCGGCCTCACGCCGTCGTACGCTCAACCGGCTGCTGTTCCCGGCGCCCACCCGGGAGTTCGAGGAGTCCCGCCAGCGCTACGGCGACGTCTCGGTGCTGCCGACGCGTGACTACCTCTACGGGTTGCGGGCCGGCGACGAGCACAGCGTCGACATCGAGGAGGGCAAGCGCGTCCTCTTCGGGCTCGAGGCGATCGGCGAGCCCGACGAGCGCGGCTTCCGGACCGTGATGGCCACCCTCAACGGCCAGCTGCGCCCGATCGCGATCCGCGACCAGTCCGTCGCCGCCGAGGAGGGTGCCGCCGAGAAGGCCGACACCTCCAGGCCCGGACAGGTCGCCGCCCCCTTCCAGGGGGCGGTGACCGTGGTCGTGGCCGAGGGTGACACCGTCGAGGCCGGCGCCACCGTGGCGACGATCGAGGCGATGAAGATGGAGGCCGCGATCACCGCGCCCAGCGCCGGGACCGTGGAGCGGCTCGTCGTCTCCGGCACCAGGCCGGTCGAGGGCGGCGACCTGCTGCTGGTGATCGGCTGACCGCTGCCCCCGGGACGCCCTCAGGCGCTGCTGCGCGCGATGACGACGGCGCCCGGGACGTCGTCGTCGGGCCGGAGGAGCAGCTCGGCCTCGATGCCGAAGCCCGCGTCGCGGAGCCACCCCGTCACCTGGTCCGGCTGCCGGTGGTGGCTGTCCACGTCGACCGGACGACCCGTGTAGCCCTCGGACGTGTGTCGCGTCTCGTCACCGACGTGGAAGCCGACCAGCACCGGCCCGTCCGGGTGCAGCACGCGACGGAACTCCTCGAACACACCGGGCACGGCGTGGTCGGGAACGTGGATGACCGACCAGAACGCCACGATGCCGGCGACCGAGCCGTCCGCCAGGTCGAGCGCGGTCATCGTCCCGACCTCGAAGCGCAGGTGCGGGTGGTCGCGCCGCGCGATGGCGATCATCCCCGGCGAGAGGTCGAGGCCGAACGCGTCCAGTCCGAGGTCGTGCAGGTGGCGGGTCACGTACCCGGGGCCACAGCCGATGTCGGCCACGGGCCCGCCTCCGGACCCGCGCACCAGATCGGCGAACACCGCCAGGCTCGCGCGGAGGTAGGGACTCCGTTCGAGCAGGCCGGCGACCTGGTCGGCGTACCCGGAGGCGTCGGTGTCGTACGACGAACGGGTGTCGGACAGCCAGGCCTCCGCCATGCGCGACAGGGTAGCCGGATCTGGACTGCCTGGATTGCGGGGGCGTCACCGGGGACCCAGACTGAGACCGTGGATGCCGCGCGCGTGGGCGACTCGCAGCTGGGGCGGTTGCTGGGTGCGGCCGCCGTGGCGGGACCGCACTTTCGCCTCGTGGTGCTGGCGAAGGTCCTCCAGCTGGACCCGGATGCCTGTCTGGCTGCGGTGGACCGGGCCGTACGTGCGGGCGTCCTCGTCCTCGCGCCGGAAGGCGGGGAGGGGTGGTTCGCCGACGAGCAGACTCGTCGTGGGTTCGAGCGTGACCTGGCGCTGGCAGATCGGGCGGCACTCCATGTGCGGTTCGCGGACGTGCTGCAGCTGGAGCCCGGTCCGTGGCACGGCCAGGTGGCGCACCACCTGTCAGCTGCGGTCGCGGCCACCGTGGCCCCGATGTACCGGGCCAGGCTGCAGCTCGGCCTGGCTCGGGCAGCCGTGGTCGACGGGGATCTCAGGACGGCCCACGACGCCGCTCGGGCGGGGATCGCGACAGCCCGCCGAGCTGGCTCGGCGGAGCTGCTGGCGGAGGCGGCCCTGACGCTCGAGCCGGTGGGTGAGTCTGCCTGGGACGGCGACGTGCACCAGTGGTGTTCAGAGGCACTCGCGGCGCCGGGACTCGACGCGGAGACCCGGGTCCGGTTGCTCGCGCGGCAGGCCCAGGCTGCTGTGTACTGCGGCCGCTGGACCGAATCGCTCGTGCTGAGCGAGCAGGCGCTCCTCGCCGCCGAGGAGCTCGACGACTCCTCCCTCCTGGTCGAGTCGCTCACCGCCCGGCAGCTGGCGACGAGCGGGCCGGAGGACGTCGATGACCTGGTCCGGCTGGCCGCGCGCATGGCGGAGCTCGGGACGTCGACCGGTCGGGCCGACCTCGAGATGTGGGCGTGCCTGTGGCGCATCGACGCCCACTGGTTCGCCGGCGACCTGGCGGCGGTCGAGGTCGAGACGACCCGGCTCGCCAGCTGTGTCGAGCGCGTGGAGGTCCGCTCGAGCCGATGGCACCTCCTGGCGGCTCGCGCGACGCTGGCGCTGGCCAGGGCGGAGTTCGAGCGGGCCGCGCGTCTGCACGGTGAAGCGGTCGAGCTCCTGGAGCGGATCGGGCATCCGGCCGGGCACGGGGCGTCGGTGTCCTTCCGAGTGCTGCTGGGCCACCACGTCGGACACGCCGAGGACCTCCTCGACCCCGGGGTGTGGGAGTTCGGCACGGATCCGCGTTGGGCGCTGGGGGCACGCCTGTTCCGCGCGTTCGTCCTGGCGGAGTGCGGCAGCACCGCGGAGTCGGCCGCGGCGTACCAGCGATGCGGCGCTCCCCAGACCTGGGACCTTCCACGGCTGGCCGTGCTCCCGGTGTGGGCGATCGCGGCCAGGGTCGCAGCCGCCGTGGGTGCCGACCGGGACGTCGGGTACCTGCGTGGCCGGTTGGAGCCCCATCGTGGGCGGTTCGTCGTGGGTGGCGGCGGCGCGACGACGTGCCTGGGTCCGGTGGAGCTGACGCTGGGGGTGTGTGCGAGCGCCCTCGGCGAGGGCACCGCGGCCTCCGACCTCCTCCGCCGGGCCAGCGCCTCGTGCCACGAGACCGGTACGCCGGGCTTCCAGGTGGAGGCCGACTGCCTCCTCGCCGAGGTCCTGCACCGGTCCGGGGACCGGGTCGCGGCGGGCAACGTCGCCCGGGACGCCGTACCGCTGGCGCGCACCCTGGGGATGAGACCCTGGCTGACCCGGCTGGAGCAGGTGGCGGCCGTGGACGACCCGCTGAGCCCACGGGAGCGGGAGACAGCGGTGCTGGTGGCGGAGGGGCTCAGCAACCGGCAGATCGCGGCCAGGCTGGTCATCTCCGAGCGCACGGCGCAGAACCACGTGCAGCACATCCTGGGCAAGCTCGGCTTCGTGAACCGGGCCCAGATCGCAGCATGGATCGAGCGCACCCGTCCCCACTGAGCAGCCGGATGAGCAATTCGCACGATGCCACCGCCCGCTCCGGGCGCGAGGCTGTCACCCATGACGCAGCCCGACCCGCAACCCAGGAGCGACCTCGCGTTGTGGGAGGCCGCCACCACGGCGTACCGGAAGAAGGTCGACGGGGTGGCGCCTCCACCGGGCGCCAACCAGCGCACCGAGGCGGCCCGGGCTCGGCTCGCGGTCGGGCGAGGCCCGCAGCCCGTCGTCGACCTGTTCGTCGACCCGATCTGCCCCTACACGTGGGTGGCCGCGTGCTGGTTGCGGGAGGTCGGGCGACGTCGCCCGGTCGACGTGCGTCACCACGTGATGAGCCTGCACCTGCTGAACGCCGGCGGGGTGCTCGAGAAGCGCTACGCCGCGATGGTCGGGCCTTCTCGGGTGGCGACGGCGGTGCTCCAGCGTCACGGTGGCGATGCGATGCGCGACTGGCACGCCGAGTTCGGGCACCGGATCTTCGATCGCTGGCGCTACCCCTCCCCCAGGGAGTACCGCGCAGCCACGCGCGAGGCGCTGGTGGCCGCCGGCCTGCCGCCCGGCCTGGCGGACGCAGCGCGGTCCGACGCGTACGACGACACGCTCCGTCAGGGCACGGACGAGGCGATCCTTCCCGTGGGGCTCGACGTCGGCACCCCGGTCATCCACCTCGACGGCGTCGCCTTCTTCGGTCCGATCCTCAACTCGGTCCCCCTCGGTGACGCGGCTCTGCGCCTCTTCGACGGTGTGCGCCTCTTGGCCGCGAGTCCCGACTTCTTCGAGCTGAAGCGCACGCGCACCTCTCCTCCCGACGTCTGGTACTCGCGGGGCGGCGCCCACGAAGGTGCACTCCCGTGACCCCGGACGCGCTCTGGTCGGCGATCGACACCCAGCGGCTGCGGGTCAGCCACCTCCTCGACGACCTGACGCCCGCACAGTGGGAGACCCCGTCGCTGTGCGACGGCTGGACCGTGAAGGACGTGGCCGCACACCTGACCCTCCAGCAGTTGACCCTGGGGCCCGCGGTGCGGGCGGGCCTGCGGCATCCCGGCAGCCTGAACCACGTCATCTGGGCCTCGGCGCACGACCGAGCCAGCCTCTCGACCGAGCGGCTGACGGCCGAGATCCGTGGCACCGTGGGCTCCCGCCGCCACAACCTCGGCGTCACCCCGCTCGAGACGCTCATCGACGTCGTCGTGCACGGCCAGGACATCGCCCTCCCCCTGGGGCGGGAGCTCGCGGTGCTCCCGTCCGCCGCGACGACGGTCGCGGACCGGGTGTGGTGGAGCCGCTCCACCCGGATGGGCCGCGTGAAGTCGAAGGTGTTCGCCCAGGTGGACCACCAGGGTCTCCGGTTCGCGGCGACGGACGCGGACTGGTCGGCCGGGGACGGGCTCGAGGTCCATGGCCCGCTGCTGTCCATCGTGCTCGTGCTCACAGGTCGCCCGGCCGGCGCGGACTCCCTGAGCGGCCCCGGCGCCTCCCGGCTGCGCGACGACCCGGCGGTGCGGGGGCCGTGGCCCCGACGCCGCGTCCGTCGGGGCACCTGATGGCGGCGCGCCCGGGAGCGAGACCCGGGACAAGCCTCGGGGTGTGGGTCGCTGGCACGTCCTGGTCGTGTGGCGCGGCGGGCCGGGACCACCCGCTGTGCCGGCGCGCTCTGGCGCCCGTCGCCAGCAGTTCCTACGATGAGCTCGCCTGGGGACACACCCTCGCGGGCAGGCACCAGCCGAGGAGCACCGTTGCGCCGCTTTCCGAGCCGCCGGAGCTCGATCCGCACGATGTGTGCCGCGTCGGCGACCTTGCTCGCAGCGGTGCTGCTCACCGCGTGCACGAGCGTGGACGGCACCGACCTTCCCGACGACGTCGAGCGCACGGGGTTGGCGTCCGGCGAGGAGACCGAGCTCAGCGTCCTCACGTACAACATCGAGTACAGCGGCGACCGGTCCACGGACGCGGTGATCGAGGACGTCGACGCGGACGTCGTGGGGGTGCTCGAGTCGTACGATCGCCTCCCCGAGATCGCTGAGCAGACCGGATATCCCTACTACAACCTCGGCCTCCAGCTGCTGTCGAAGTACCCCATCCACGAACCCTCGGGCGCCGACGGCCTGTATGCGCTGATCGAGGTCGAGCCGGGCTACGTGGTCGCGATGTTCAACACCCACCTCGACTACGTGAGGTACGGACCGAGGCTCTACCTCGGCGGGATGCCGTTGGCGGACGTGCTCGCCTCCGAGGACGACGTGCGCACCCGCTCGATCGAGGTGCTGACCCCGAGCATGCAGGCCCTGCTCGAGGAGGGCTACCCGGTCTTCCTCACCGGTGACCTCAACCAACCCTCCAGCCTCGACTACACCGAGGAGACGGTCGGCATGCGCAAGGGCGTCACCGAGGCGATCCCGTGGCCGGTGAGCGAGGCGTTGCTCGACATCGGCATGCGCGACACCTTCCGCGAGATCCACCCCGACCCGGTCGAGAACCCCGGCCTCACCCACGGCAACCCCGACTTCAAGCAGGGCGGCTTCGGCGACCGGATCGACTACCTGTACGCCGGAGGCCCGTCGGTCACGCGGACCAGCGAGCTCGTCGGGGAGGTCGGGGGGCCCGACGTCGACCGCGAGTACGAGCCCTGGACGTCCGACCACCGTGCCGTGCTGTCGACGTTCGAGGTGACCCCGGTCGAGCTGCGCCGGACGCTGTCCCTCGATCGCCGGCTGCTCACCGAGGGCGAGGAGCTCGGCGTGCGCCACCACGCGCCGGGGAGCGAGCAGAGCACGATCTCGATCGTCCCCGAGGGTGGGTCGCCGGACGACGCTCTCGCGTCGGAGACCGTCACCGGCGAGTCGGGCACCACCTCGTTCGACACCGGATCCCTCGACCCGGCCGGCTACGACGTCGTCCTGGCGAGCACGGACGGGACCGAGCTCGAGCGCAACTCCTTCTGGCTGCGCTCGGAGGAGGAGGACGTGACGCTGACGACCGACAAGCCGACGTACGCGACGGGTGAGCCGATCGAGGTGACCTGGGACGACGGGCCCGCGAACCGGTGGGACTGGATCGGGGTGTACGAGGCGGACGCGGCCGACCCCGAGCAGGACGACTACCTGCTGTGGGGCTACACAGGCGGGCACGACGCCGGCGCACTGCCTCCGGCGACCTTCGGGGCGATGACGATGGGCCCGGACTCTCAGGGGCGTCCCTGGCCGCTCCCCCCGGGCGACTACCGGATCCACTACCTGCTCGCCGACCAGTACGACTCCGCCGGGTACGTCGAGGTGACGGTGGAGCAGGCGGGGTTAGGGTCGGGGTGATGGATGCGTCGAGCGACTACTGCGAGCTGTGCGACCTGCCGAGGTCCCAATGCGTTCACGGCATACCGCCGCCGTCCCCCACTGAGCCTGCCAGGACTCCACCCAGGCCGAGGAAGCGACCCGCCGCACGAGCGCGGTCCACGACCGAGGACACGCCCGTCACCCGGCGCTGGACGCCCCCAGAGGTGTTCAAGCCGCTCATCGTCACGGTCCTCGAGGACGCCGGGGGTGAGCTGGAGGCCGCCGAGGCACTCGAGGCGCTGGAGGTCCTGGCCGGCGACCGGCTGCTCCCCGGCGACGGGGAGGAGACCCCCCAGGGCGAGCTCCGCTGGCACTACGCCGCTCGCCGTGCCCGGGCGGCGCTGGTCGACGACGGCGTGATGACGAAGAACAAGCCGGGTGTCTGGGAGCTGGTCGCCACCGCGACGGTGGAGTGACCTCCACCCGGGGCACGTGAGCCCCCACGACGCAAGGACGCCCCGGTCCGACAGTCGGACCGAGGCGTCCTCGTCACCTCGCTGGTTCCCTGACGGGGGCCAGCCGGCGGTTCAGCGCCGGAACGCCTGGAACTCCGCCGCCTTCACGACTGCCGCCACCGTCGGCGCCCCGGTCGGGCAGTCGGTGTTGGTGGCCGGGTCGTTGTCCTGGTCACCCTGGAAGTCCGGCCCGCCCGTGCACTGGTTGGTGAGGACCTCCAGCCGCAGGTGCGTCGCCCTGGTCCGCGTGATCTCGAACGAGGCGTGGTTGAGGTCCGGGGCGGTCGGGCGCATGCCGTCGCCCGGGAACGCGTCCGGCCTGCTGACGAACACCCGGTCGAAGGACGCGGGGTCGGCGCAGTCGGATCCCCTCGTGGCGTCGCACGCCAGCACCGCGAACCGCCGGAGCGCGTTGAACCGGCTGCCGGACTCGTAGAAGGCGCTGACGCCCACCCGCCGGACCTGCTCCGCCCGCGATCCTGCGAGGTCCACGGTGACCCCGAGCCCCTCGACGTCGGCCCGCTCGGCGGACCAGTCGGTCGCCTCGGTGCCGTCGAGCAGCTGCTCGGTGTCCACACCGTCGCCCGTGGCGGTCGCGCCGTTGGCCGACGCCGCGAGGTTCTCCTCCACGCGCACCGGCACGTCGCGCACCTGACCGGCGCGCACCTGGAAGGAGAACCGCTGGTGGCCGACCTCAGGGCCGACCGCGAGCGCCTGGTAGGTGCCCGGCACCATCGCCACGGTGTCGCCGAGCGAGGTGGCGGGGTCGGTGTCGGCCACGGGGCTGGACTGGTCCTCGTACTCACCGATGTAGATCCTCACCGGCGAACCGGCCGAGGGACCGGTGGGCGTGAAGGTCACCTCGGCGTCGTCGGCGAAGGGCGAGGCGAAGCTCGGCACCGGGTTGGTGTCGTTGGGGCCCGCAGAGGACGCCCCCTCCCCCAGCCCGCGCCCGGCGAACGCGTCCCAGATGATGTCCTGGTTGGCGCCGTCGAAGCGCAGCTCGTCGGCCACCAGCATCGCGTCCCGCATGTCGACCATGGAGACCTGACCGGTCGCCGGGACGAGCCAGGCGTCGAAGACCAGCTGCATCCACCGGCGGCTGCCGGGGCACTGGTCGGCGGCGCGGTCACCGTCGAAGCACGCCCGCAGCTGGGCCGCGTTCCCCTTGCCGTAGCGGTCGATGAAGGCCTGCCGCACGGTGAAGTTGGTCGCGGACCAGATCTCACCCTCGGAGTGGACGCTCTGACCGACGACGTCGTAGCCGACGTTGGAGTAGTTGAGCGTGCTCCGGGACATGTCGTAGTTCCGGATGCCCTGCCGGTCGTCGCCGGTCACGTACGCACCGGTGACGTAGGGGGTGTCGCCCTTGGGCCGCTCCCCCAGCTCGTGGAGGTACTCCATGGCGACCAGGTCGGACCAGCTCTCGCCCATGCCACCGGCCTGGTAGCCCGAGAGGCCGGCGTCCGGCCCGGCGATCATCCGGTTCGAGATCAGGTGGGTGTACTCGTGCCCGATCACGGTGCCGTCGAAGTCGCCGTCGACGCAGGGGACGTACGCGCCACCCGCGACCGGCTGCCAGAGGTACATGTTGCTCCAGGGCGCCACCCCGTCGGGGGTGGAGTACTGGTTGGCGTTGTCGCGGATGCCGAGGCGCGCACCCGACTGCGCCTTGCCGACCTCGGGGTCGTTGCCGTCCTCGCCCTGGTCGAAGTTGCTCTGCTGGGCGTTCCAGGTCTGCTCGGTGAACCCGAGCTGGTAGGAGAAGTCGTGCAGCCGGTTGTGGTGGGCGAACAGGCTGGCCGTGGCCGCGTCGACGTCGTTGCCGTCGTCCTCCGTCAGCGTTGCCGGGTCACACTGCTCCTCCTGCCAGATGTTGTCGAACGTGTAGTCGTAGGTCCGGTCCTCGCGCGGCAGTGCCGGCCGCTCGATCGCGCGCAGGTTCGGCGGGAGGTCCCACGACTTGCCCGAGGTGGCGTTGTTGCCGATCGTCGTGTCGGTGGGCTCCCCGGTCACCGGGTCGACGTCCCACGGCAGCGGCGAGGCGCCGTTGTCGACCGCGTCGTCGCAGCCGAGGGCCGCGGTCCAGCACCAGGTGTCACGCTCG
This genomic interval from Nocardioides euryhalodurans contains the following:
- a CDS encoding endonuclease/exonuclease/phosphatase family protein; translated protein: MCAASATLLAAVLLTACTSVDGTDLPDDVERTGLASGEETELSVLTYNIEYSGDRSTDAVIEDVDADVVGVLESYDRLPEIAEQTGYPYYNLGLQLLSKYPIHEPSGADGLYALIEVEPGYVVAMFNTHLDYVRYGPRLYLGGMPLADVLASEDDVRTRSIEVLTPSMQALLEEGYPVFLTGDLNQPSSLDYTEETVGMRKGVTEAIPWPVSEALLDIGMRDTFREIHPDPVENPGLTHGNPDFKQGGFGDRIDYLYAGGPSVTRTSELVGEVGGPDVDREYEPWTSDHRAVLSTFEVTPVELRRTLSLDRRLLTEGEELGVRHHAPGSEQSTISIVPEGGSPDDALASETVTGESGTTSFDTGSLDPAGYDVVLASTDGTELERNSFWLRSEEEDVTLTTDKPTYATGEPIEVTWDDGPANRWDWIGVYEADAADPEQDDYLLWGYTGGHDAGALPPATFGAMTMGPDSQGRPWPLPPGDYRIHYLLADQYDSAGYVEVTVEQAGLGSG
- a CDS encoding helix-turn-helix transcriptional regulator — translated: MDAARVGDSQLGRLLGAAAVAGPHFRLVVLAKVLQLDPDACLAAVDRAVRAGVLVLAPEGGEGWFADEQTRRGFERDLALADRAALHVRFADVLQLEPGPWHGQVAHHLSAAVAATVAPMYRARLQLGLARAAVVDGDLRTAHDAARAGIATARRAGSAELLAEAALTLEPVGESAWDGDVHQWCSEALAAPGLDAETRVRLLARQAQAAVYCGRWTESLVLSEQALLAAEELDDSSLLVESLTARQLATSGPEDVDDLVRLAARMAELGTSTGRADLEMWACLWRIDAHWFAGDLAAVEVETTRLASCVERVEVRSSRWHLLAARATLALARAEFERAARLHGEAVELLERIGHPAGHGASVSFRVLLGHHVGHAEDLLDPGVWEFGTDPRWALGARLFRAFVLAECGSTAESAAAYQRCGAPQTWDLPRLAVLPVWAIAARVAAAVGADRDVGYLRGRLEPHRGRFVVGGGGATTCLGPVELTLGVCASALGEGTAASDLLRRASASCHETGTPGFQVEADCLLAEVLHRSGDRVAAGNVARDAVPLARTLGMRPWLTRLEQVAAVDDPLSPRERETAVLVAEGLSNRQIAARLVISERTAQNHVQHILGKLGFVNRAQIAAWIERTRPH
- a CDS encoding disulfide bond formation protein DsbA; the encoded protein is MTQPDPQPRSDLALWEAATTAYRKKVDGVAPPPGANQRTEAARARLAVGRGPQPVVDLFVDPICPYTWVAACWLREVGRRRPVDVRHHVMSLHLLNAGGVLEKRYAAMVGPSRVATAVLQRHGGDAMRDWHAEFGHRIFDRWRYPSPREYRAATREALVAAGLPPGLADAARSDAYDDTLRQGTDEAILPVGLDVGTPVIHLDGVAFFGPILNSVPLGDAALRLFDGVRLLAASPDFFELKRTRTSPPDVWYSRGGAHEGALP
- a CDS encoding maleylpyruvate isomerase family mycothiol-dependent enzyme; translated protein: MTPDALWSAIDTQRLRVSHLLDDLTPAQWETPSLCDGWTVKDVAAHLTLQQLTLGPAVRAGLRHPGSLNHVIWASAHDRASLSTERLTAEIRGTVGSRRHNLGVTPLETLIDVVVHGQDIALPLGRELAVLPSAATTVADRVWWSRSTRMGRVKSKVFAQVDHQGLRFAATDADWSAGDGLEVHGPLLSIVLVLTGRPAGADSLSGPGASRLRDDPAVRGPWPRRRVRRGT